The following proteins come from a genomic window of Gallalistipes aquisgranensis:
- the lipA gene encoding lipoyl synthase: MPDAYDKVTTPKKPSWLKIRLHGNDSFADVARIVEKHALHTICSSGMCPNKAECWSRRTATLMILGDICTRHCKFCATQGGKPLPIDSREPERVADSIRLMGLRHAVITSVTRDDLPDGGASHWAAVIRAVRAMNPETTVEVLIPDLDAKEELLDIVLEARPDIAGHNIETVRRITPAVRSRATYATSMKTLTYMASCGALTKSGLMLGLGETEKEILETLDDLAAAGCRIVTLGQYLRPTLTHVPVAEYVTPEKFEYYREQALARGFGYVASAPLVRSSYLAEEALRCGKLK, encoded by the coding sequence ATGCCTGATGCCTATGACAAGGTAACGACTCCGAAAAAACCCTCCTGGCTCAAAATCCGGCTCCACGGAAACGACTCGTTTGCCGACGTAGCGCGAATCGTCGAAAAACATGCGCTGCATACCATTTGCAGCAGCGGAATGTGTCCCAATAAAGCCGAGTGCTGGAGCCGGCGTACGGCCACGTTGATGATTCTGGGCGACATTTGTACCAGACATTGTAAATTCTGTGCCACACAGGGAGGGAAACCGTTACCGATCGACAGCCGAGAACCCGAACGGGTTGCCGACTCCATCCGTCTGATGGGGTTGCGTCATGCCGTTATTACCTCCGTGACACGCGACGACCTGCCCGACGGCGGAGCCTCCCATTGGGCCGCCGTGATCCGGGCTGTCCGAGCGATGAATCCGGAAACCACCGTGGAAGTCCTCATTCCCGATCTGGACGCAAAAGAGGAGCTGCTGGACATCGTATTGGAGGCACGTCCCGATATCGCAGGACACAACATCGAAACCGTCCGGAGGATCACCCCTGCCGTACGCAGTCGTGCCACCTATGCCACCAGCATGAAGACACTCACCTATATGGCTTCCTGCGGGGCTCTTACCAAAAGCGGACTGATGCTCGGGCTGGGCGAAACCGAAAAGGAGATTCTGGAAACACTGGACGATCTGGCCGCTGCCGGCTGCCGCATCGTCACGCTCGGACAGTACCTGCGGCCGACGCTGACCCATGTACCGGTGGCGGAATACGTCACTCCCGAAAAATTCGAATATTACCGCGAACAGGCGCTCGCACGGGGCTTCGGCTACGTGGCCAGCGCTCCGCTCGTGCGTTCCTCCTACCTGGCGGAAGAGGCGCTGCGTTGCGGAAAACTAAAATAA
- the lipB gene encoding lipoyl(octanoyl) transferase LipB, producing the protein MESVIHTDLGLVGYKECWELQQKFFEALIAAKSVPGSAISQSARLLLCEHPHVYTLGKSGHAENLLVNETFLARIGAELFRIDRGGDITYHGPGQLVGYPILDLQRLNLGLKEYVHALEQCVIDTIADFGVHGGRVAGATGVWLGDAVPQEGTEPATGGPLRKICAIGVRSSRFVTMHGFALNVNTQLDYFGYINPCGFTDRGVTSLEKELGHKVEMKEVKASFVRHFEKIINIKIINNNEYANSKTLGYEGAGGPPEGGSDERCAGDRTRAR; encoded by the coding sequence GTGGAATCCGTTATCCATACAGATCTGGGCCTGGTCGGATACAAAGAGTGCTGGGAACTCCAGCAGAAGTTCTTTGAAGCCCTGATCGCCGCCAAAAGCGTTCCGGGAAGTGCCATTTCGCAATCGGCACGCCTGCTCCTGTGCGAACATCCCCACGTCTATACGTTGGGTAAAAGCGGGCACGCGGAGAACCTGCTCGTGAACGAGACATTCCTCGCCCGCATAGGGGCCGAACTGTTCCGGATCGACCGGGGCGGCGACATCACCTATCACGGTCCCGGCCAACTGGTCGGTTACCCGATTCTGGACCTGCAAAGGCTGAATCTGGGGCTGAAAGAGTATGTGCACGCGCTCGAACAGTGCGTGATCGACACGATCGCCGATTTCGGCGTGCACGGAGGAAGAGTCGCGGGAGCTACGGGCGTATGGCTCGGAGACGCAGTCCCGCAGGAGGGAACGGAGCCGGCAACCGGAGGTCCGCTGCGCAAAATATGTGCGATCGGCGTACGCAGTTCCCGTTTCGTGACCATGCACGGGTTTGCCCTGAATGTCAACACGCAGCTGGATTATTTCGGATACATCAATCCCTGCGGGTTCACCGACCGGGGAGTCACCTCCCTGGAAAAGGAGCTGGGCCACAAGGTGGAGATGAAAGAGGTCAAAGCCTCTTTCGTCCGTCATTTTGAGAAGATTATAAATATAAAAATAATAAATAATAACGAGTATGCCAATAGCAAAACGTTGGGTTATGAAGGAGCAGGGGGACCCCCGGAAGGTGGCTCAGATGAGCGCTGCGCTGGGGATCGCACCCGTGCTCGCTAA
- the rpoC gene encoding DNA-directed RNA polymerase subunit beta', whose translation MSFKKDNKANVSFNKISIGLASPEEILENSSGEVLKPETINYRTYKPERDGLFCERIFGPVKDYECHCGKYKRIRYKGIVCDRCGVEVTEKKVRRERMGHISLVVPVVHIWYFRSLPSKIGYLLGIPSKKLEAIIYYERYIVVQAGAAAASGVNDLDLLAEKEYLDVLASLPKGNAQLDDSDPNKFIAQMGAEAIYTLLQKLDLDALSYQLRHKANTETSQQRKSEALKRLHIVEAFRSSKEINKPEWMVLKVIPVIPPELRPLVPLDGGRFATSDLNDLYRRVIIRNNRLKRLIEIKAPEVILRNEKRMLQEAVDSLFDNSRKSNAVKTESNRPLKSLSDSLKGKQGRFRQNLLGKRVDYSARSVIVVGPELRMHEMGIPKDMAAELYKPFVIRKLIERGIVKTVKSAKKIIDRKDPVIWDILENVIKGHPVLMNRAPTLHRLGIQAFQPKLIEGKALQLHPLACTAFNADFDGDQMAVHLPLGNAAILEAQLLMLGSHNILNPANGAPITVPSQDMVLGLYYITKPKKGVKGEGQVFYGAEEAIIAYNEKRADLHAKVKVMVDNAVAEDGTLKRELIETTVGRILFNQVVPKEVGYINTLLTKKSLRDIIGLVMKKAGADKAADFLDDIKNLGYRMAFQGGLSFNLDAVLIPEEKESLVHEGYERVDEVMESYNAGLITNNERYNQIIDIWTNINSKLTKTVLDHLIADQDGFNPVYMMLDSGARGSKEQIRQLSGMRGLMAKPQKSGAEGGQVIENPILSNFKEGLSVLEYFISTHGARKGLADTALKTADAGYLTRRLVDVAQDVIINEEDCGTLRGLTATAIKRNEDVVQTLYERILGRVALQDVVHPLTGEVMVHAGEEITEDIAEAIEKSPVEQVEIRSVLTCESRKGVCAKCYGRNLATGRMVQKGEVVGVIAAQSIGEPGTQLTLRTFHVGGVAGGVAVDNSVVSRYDGRLEIDELRVVKSKNDAGEEVEVVISRLSELRIVDVNTGITLYTHALPYGAVLFMHDGDMVKKGDRVCEWDPYNAVIISEYEGKISFENIIEGVTYREEADEQTGLREKVIIESRDKTKNPVIKILDKSGEEQKQYNLPVSAHIVVKENAKIKAGDVLIKIPRAIGKAGDITGGLPRVTELFEARNPSNPAIVSEIDGEISFGKIKRGNREIIVTSKGGDIKRYLVPLSRQILVQENDYVRAGMPLSDGAITPSDILAIQGPTKVQEYIVNEVQEVYRMQGVKINDKHFEVIVRQMMNKVQIQDPGDTRFLEEQIVDKWEFMEVNDELYDKVVVTDAGDSQNVQPGQIISVRKLRDENSVLKRKDMKPVEVRDIIPATSNQVLQGITRAALQTSSFMSAASFQETTKVLNEAAIYGKVDPLEKLKENVICGHLIPAGTGIRDYDNLVVGSLDEYNSLTAKR comes from the coding sequence ATGTCATTCAAGAAAGATAACAAGGCGAACGTCAGCTTCAACAAAATATCGATCGGACTGGCATCTCCCGAGGAGATTCTGGAAAATTCGAGCGGTGAGGTGCTGAAGCCCGAGACGATCAACTACCGTACCTACAAGCCCGAACGGGACGGCCTCTTCTGCGAGCGGATCTTCGGGCCTGTGAAGGATTACGAATGCCATTGCGGAAAATACAAACGTATCCGTTACAAGGGGATCGTCTGCGACCGGTGCGGTGTGGAGGTGACCGAGAAAAAGGTGCGCCGCGAGCGGATGGGACATATCTCGCTGGTGGTTCCGGTGGTCCACATCTGGTATTTCCGTTCGCTTCCCTCGAAAATCGGCTATCTGTTGGGGATACCGAGCAAAAAACTCGAGGCGATCATCTACTACGAACGCTATATCGTGGTACAGGCGGGAGCCGCCGCTGCCAGCGGGGTGAACGACCTGGATCTGCTTGCGGAAAAAGAGTATCTGGACGTGCTGGCATCCCTTCCCAAAGGGAATGCCCAGTTGGACGACAGCGATCCCAACAAGTTCATCGCCCAGATGGGAGCCGAAGCGATCTACACCCTGCTCCAGAAACTCGACTTGGACGCACTCTCCTATCAGTTGCGTCACAAGGCCAACACCGAGACCTCGCAGCAGCGTAAATCGGAGGCACTGAAGCGCCTGCACATCGTCGAGGCGTTCCGTTCCTCGAAAGAGATCAACAAACCGGAGTGGATGGTGCTGAAGGTGATCCCCGTGATCCCACCCGAACTGCGGCCGCTAGTGCCGCTGGACGGAGGCCGTTTCGCCACGAGCGACCTGAACGACCTCTACCGCCGGGTCATCATCCGCAACAACCGTCTGAAACGGCTGATCGAGATCAAGGCTCCGGAGGTGATCCTGCGCAACGAGAAACGTATGCTGCAGGAGGCTGTCGATTCGCTCTTCGACAACTCGCGCAAGAGCAACGCCGTAAAGACGGAAAGCAACCGCCCGCTCAAGTCGCTGAGCGACTCGCTCAAGGGTAAACAGGGACGTTTCCGCCAGAACCTGCTCGGTAAACGTGTCGACTACTCGGCCCGTTCGGTAATCGTCGTGGGTCCCGAACTGAGGATGCACGAAATGGGTATTCCCAAAGATATGGCGGCCGAACTCTACAAGCCGTTCGTGATCCGCAAGCTGATCGAAAGGGGCATCGTCAAGACTGTCAAGTCGGCCAAGAAGATCATAGACCGCAAGGACCCCGTGATCTGGGATATTCTGGAGAACGTCATCAAAGGACATCCCGTGCTGATGAACCGTGCCCCGACGCTGCACCGTCTCGGCATCCAGGCCTTCCAGCCCAAGCTGATCGAGGGCAAGGCACTGCAGCTGCACCCGCTGGCCTGTACGGCATTCAACGCCGACTTCGACGGCGACCAGATGGCCGTGCACCTTCCGCTCGGAAACGCCGCCATTCTGGAAGCCCAGTTGCTGATGCTCGGTTCGCACAACATTCTCAACCCCGCCAACGGCGCCCCCATTACCGTTCCTTCGCAGGACATGGTGCTCGGACTCTACTACATCACCAAGCCCAAGAAGGGGGTCAAGGGTGAAGGACAGGTGTTTTACGGCGCAGAGGAGGCGATCATCGCCTACAACGAAAAACGCGCCGACCTGCACGCCAAAGTGAAGGTGATGGTGGACAACGCCGTAGCCGAGGATGGAACGCTGAAACGCGAACTGATCGAAACGACCGTAGGCCGAATCCTTTTCAACCAGGTGGTACCGAAGGAAGTAGGCTATATCAACACGCTGCTGACGAAAAAGTCGCTGCGCGACATCATCGGTCTGGTGATGAAGAAGGCCGGAGCCGACAAGGCGGCCGACTTCCTGGACGACATCAAGAACCTGGGCTACCGGATGGCCTTCCAGGGCGGTCTGTCGTTCAACCTGGACGCCGTGCTGATCCCCGAAGAAAAGGAGTCGCTGGTTCACGAGGGATACGAACGGGTGGACGAGGTGATGGAGAGCTACAACGCCGGTCTGATCACCAACAACGAACGTTATAACCAGATCATCGACATCTGGACCAATATCAATTCGAAACTGACCAAAACGGTGCTCGACCACCTGATCGCCGATCAGGACGGATTCAATCCCGTTTACATGATGCTGGACTCGGGAGCCCGCGGTTCGAAAGAGCAGATCCGTCAGCTTTCCGGTATGCGAGGTCTGATGGCCAAGCCTCAGAAATCGGGAGCCGAGGGAGGTCAGGTCATCGAGAACCCGATCCTCTCGAACTTCAAGGAGGGCCTCTCCGTGCTGGAGTACTTCATCTCTACCCACGGTGCCCGCAAGGGTCTGGCCGACACCGCGCTGAAAACTGCCGACGCCGGTTATCTGACCCGCCGTCTGGTGGACGTGGCTCAGGACGTGATCATCAACGAGGAGGATTGCGGCACGCTGCGCGGTCTGACGGCTACGGCCATCAAACGGAACGAAGATGTGGTGCAGACGCTCTACGAGCGCATCCTCGGCCGGGTAGCTCTGCAGGACGTGGTGCATCCGCTCACGGGCGAGGTGATGGTCCACGCGGGCGAAGAGATCACGGAAGACATCGCCGAAGCCATCGAAAAATCGCCGGTGGAACAGGTCGAGATCCGTTCGGTGCTCACCTGCGAATCCCGCAAGGGCGTATGCGCCAAGTGTTACGGACGCAACCTGGCGACGGGCCGCATGGTACAGAAAGGAGAGGTGGTCGGCGTCATCGCCGCCCAGAGTATCGGCGAACCCGGTACCCAGCTGACCCTGCGTACGTTCCACGTCGGCGGTGTGGCCGGCGGCGTGGCTGTGGACAACAGCGTGGTTTCACGCTACGACGGCCGTCTGGAAATCGACGAGCTCCGTGTGGTAAAGAGCAAGAACGACGCGGGCGAAGAGGTCGAAGTGGTTATCAGCCGCCTGTCGGAACTCCGCATCGTGGACGTCAACACGGGCATCACCCTCTATACGCATGCGCTTCCTTATGGCGCCGTGCTCTTCATGCACGACGGCGATATGGTGAAAAAAGGCGACCGCGTCTGCGAATGGGACCCCTACAACGCCGTAATCATCTCCGAATACGAAGGTAAGATCAGCTTCGAGAATATCATCGAGGGCGTCACCTACCGCGAAGAGGCCGACGAACAGACCGGCCTGCGCGAAAAGGTGATCATCGAGTCGAGAGACAAGACCAAGAACCCCGTCATCAAGATCCTCGACAAGAGCGGCGAGGAGCAGAAGCAGTACAACCTGCCCGTAAGCGCCCACATCGTGGTGAAGGAGAATGCCAAAATCAAGGCCGGAGACGTGCTGATCAAGATCCCGCGCGCCATCGGTAAGGCAGGCGATATCACGGGAGGTCTCCCCCGAGTTACGGAGTTGTTCGAGGCCCGCAATCCGTCGAATCCCGCCATCGTTTCCGAGATCGACGGCGAAATCTCGTTCGGCAAGATCAAACGCGGTAACCGCGAGATCATCGTCACATCCAAAGGCGGCGACATCAAACGCTATCTGGTGCCCCTGTCGCGTCAGATTCTGGTCCAGGAGAACGACTATGTCCGTGCGGGTATGCCCCTGTCGGACGGGGCGATCACTCCGAGCGACATTCTGGCCATCCAGGGTCCTACGAAAGTACAGGAGTACATCGTGAACGAGGTACAGGAAGTGTACCGTATGCAGGGCGTGAAGATCAACGACAAGCATTTCGAGGTGATCGTACGCCAGATGATGAACAAGGTACAGATTCAGGACCCGGGCGACACGCGTTTCCTCGAAGAGCAGATCGTGGACAAGTGGGAGTTCATGGAAGTGAACGACGAACTTTACGACAAGGTGGTCGTAACCGATGCGGGCGATTCGCAGAATGTCCAGCCGGGACAGATCATCTCGGTACGCAAACTCCGCGACGAGAACTCCGTGCTCAAGCGCAAGGATATGAAACCGGTCGAGGTGCGCGACATCATTCCCGCCACGTCGAATCAGGTGTTGCAGGGTATCACCCGTGCTGCCCTGCAGACCAGCAGTTTCATGTCGGCCGCTTCGTTCCAGGAGACGACCAAAGTGCTGAACGAGGCCGCGATTTACGGCAAGGTAGACCCGCTGGAAAAACTGAAGGAGAACGTCATCTGCGGTCACCTGATTCCGGCAGGAACCGGTATCCGCGACTACGACAACCTCGTAGTGGGGTCGCTCGACGAATACAACAGTCTGACGGCCAAACGATAG